The Fructilactobacillus ixorae genome has a window encoding:
- a CDS encoding universal stress protein has protein sequence MTENYKRILAPVDGGEDTMPVLNRAIEIAKQNHSHLDILNVIQVTQFNRNYGNAVSADTVYQLTDQTKEILETLKQDAVKNGLTDVSIHMRFGNPKRIIAHEFPDDHQDDLIVMGATGLSAVEQLVVGSVTSYVIRTAKPDVLIVK, from the coding sequence ATGACAGAGAATTACAAACGGATTTTAGCTCCTGTAGATGGTGGAGAAGACACCATGCCGGTGTTGAATCGGGCAATTGAAATTGCAAAACAAAATCACAGTCACTTAGACATTTTAAACGTCATCCAAGTGACCCAGTTTAATCGGAATTACGGCAATGCCGTTTCAGCTGATACGGTATATCAATTAACGGATCAAACGAAGGAAATTTTGGAAACCCTCAAACAAGACGCTGTGAAGAATGGTTTAACGGACGTTTCCATCCACATGCGGTTTGGAAATCCGAAGCGCATCATTGCCCACGAATTTCCGGACGACCACCAAGACGACCTAATTGTCATGGGAGCCACCGGCTTATCGGCTGTAGAACAACTAGTGGTGGGATCCGTTACTAGCTACGTGATTCGGACCGCCAAACCGGACGTTTTAATCGTTAAATAA
- a CDS encoding helix-turn-helix domain-containing protein — protein sequence MFPERLKALRTGKHITLAELATELNRQFPSDKHHENTASQIGNWERGIRNPSYVEVRKLATYFGISMDYLSGRVDSEKTDLSKLFISGTELYFNEQRLTGNDRYEIYQLIDGFLHGKQGRHDDGHDTQEELDLNY from the coding sequence ATGTTTCCAGAACGACTAAAGGCCTTACGCACCGGTAAGCACATTACCCTGGCCGAACTGGCCACTGAATTAAACCGGCAGTTCCCTAGTGACAAGCATCATGAAAATACCGCATCCCAAATCGGGAATTGGGAACGGGGGATTCGGAACCCATCCTACGTGGAAGTACGCAAACTCGCCACCTACTTTGGTATTTCAATGGACTACCTCAGTGGTCGGGTGGATAGCGAAAAGACCGATCTGTCCAAGCTGTTTATTTCCGGCACCGAGCTTTATTTTAACGAGCAACGCTTAACCGGGAACGATCGGTATGAAATCTACCAGTTAATTGACGGTTTCTTACATGGTAAGCAGGGTCGCCACGACGATGGTCACGATACCCAAGAAGAACTCGATCTCAACTACTAA
- a CDS encoding ATP-binding cassette domain-containing protein has translation MAITITNLTHQYPGQSADQAALRSVSVSIPTNQVTAIVGKTGSGKSTLIKHLNGLLLPTAGSIHFAGTTLTAQTRAQEWQRIRQRVGLVFQNPATQLFAPTVLADVMAGPLAFGLDRNQAERRALAALETVRVPRSLNEQSPLLLSGGQQRRVAIAGVLANQPEVVIFDEPTAGLDAPGQRELVSLFVALQRDHRTILVVTHEMDVVAQLAQWVLVLDQGQVAFWGTPAELFRNQPAVVASTNLELPTPMQLAHQLEPRVSHARLPLTEAELDEWVLRRLRKDDERGTTTT, from the coding sequence ATGGCAATTACGATCACAAACTTAACCCATCAGTATCCGGGCCAATCTGCTGACCAGGCGGCGCTCCGGTCCGTATCCGTGTCCATTCCCACGAACCAAGTCACCGCGATTGTGGGGAAAACGGGTAGTGGAAAATCCACGCTGATTAAACATCTGAACGGCTTATTATTACCAACGGCCGGTTCGATTCACTTCGCTGGAACTACGCTGACGGCGCAAACCAGGGCGCAGGAGTGGCAACGGATTCGCCAGCGGGTGGGACTAGTGTTTCAAAATCCGGCCACCCAACTCTTTGCCCCCACGGTTTTAGCGGATGTCATGGCGGGTCCGCTTGCCTTTGGCCTGGATCGCAACCAGGCAGAACGACGGGCGCTTGCAGCGCTGGAAACGGTGCGGGTTCCCCGCAGCCTCAATGAGCAGAGTCCGCTTTTGCTATCTGGTGGGCAGCAACGGCGGGTGGCCATTGCCGGGGTGCTAGCGAACCAGCCGGAAGTGGTGATTTTTGATGAACCGACGGCCGGCTTAGATGCCCCCGGGCAACGGGAATTAGTCAGTTTGTTCGTGGCGCTCCAACGCGACCACCGGACTATTTTAGTGGTTACCCATGAGATGGACGTGGTGGCGCAACTAGCCCAATGGGTGTTAGTCCTGGATCAGGGGCAAGTTGCCTTCTGGGGCACCCCAGCAGAACTATTTCGAAACCAACCCGCGGTGGTGGCCAGCACGAACCTTGAGTTACCAACCCCCATGCAACTGGCCCACCAGTTAGAGCCCCGGGTTTCACATGCGCGGTTACCCTTAACTGAAGCGGAACTAGACGAGTGGGTCTTACGACGACTCAGAAAGGATGATGAGCGTGGCACAACGACAACCTAG
- a CDS encoding DapH/DapD/GlmU-related protein → MEFPRHLKQTDPAFNETFKIKNANEPLIQAFNQKPHSLAEIRALLTQITGKEIPASTEISIPFETDFGKNITIGKECFINKNAMFDDLGGISIGDRCLIGPNATLVTINHVRAVNKRWDLHLGAIHIESDVWLGANVTVLPGVTIGKGAIIGANSLVNKDIPPRTLAVGSPAKVIKQVEPDAD, encoded by the coding sequence ATGGAATTTCCGCGACATTTAAAGCAAACTGACCCGGCCTTTAATGAAACCTTCAAGATTAAAAATGCGAACGAGCCGTTAATTCAAGCGTTCAACCAAAAGCCACATTCCTTAGCAGAAATTCGGGCCCTGCTAACCCAAATCACGGGGAAGGAAATTCCCGCTAGTACAGAAATTAGCATTCCGTTTGAAACCGACTTTGGTAAAAACATTACAATCGGTAAGGAGTGCTTTATCAATAAAAATGCGATGTTTGATGATCTGGGCGGAATTTCAATTGGAGACCGGTGTTTAATTGGGCCGAATGCAACGCTAGTTACCATAAATCATGTTCGTGCGGTCAATAAGAGATGGGACCTTCACCTTGGGGCCATTCACATTGAATCAGACGTCTGGTTGGGAGCTAACGTCACGGTTTTGCCGGGCGTAACCATTGGCAAAGGCGCTATTATTGGTGCAAACAGCCTAGTCAACAAGGATATTCCCCCGCGGACGCTTGCGGTTGGGAGTCCGGCTAAAGTGATTAAGCAAGTTGAACCGGATGCTGATTAA
- a CDS encoding shikimate kinase, which yields MDLILIGFMGSGKTTISQRLGQRLALPVTDLDQVIVATAGQSIATIFAEQGEAGFRRLETQALAQQVARPGILATGGGVPTQAQNRFLLHRQPAPVVLLEIAPETAYERVKADKQRPLAKRLDLAELAALKVTRQANYQRCADLIVDANQSPDLIVDEILTKYQLG from the coding sequence ATGGACTTGATTTTGATTGGGTTTATGGGGAGCGGGAAAACCACGATTAGTCAACGGTTAGGACAACGGCTGGCGCTTCCAGTGACCGATCTTGATCAGGTGATTGTCGCTACCGCTGGCCAATCGATTGCCACCATTTTTGCGGAGCAGGGCGAAGCGGGATTTCGGCGGTTAGAAACGCAGGCGTTAGCGCAGCAAGTCGCCCGGCCTGGGATTTTAGCAACGGGGGGCGGGGTTCCTACCCAAGCGCAGAACCGGTTCCTCTTGCACCGGCAGCCCGCGCCCGTAGTTTTACTGGAAATTGCTCCGGAAACCGCCTACGAACGGGTTAAGGCGGATAAACAGCGTCCGCTGGCCAAACGGCTTGATTTAGCCGAATTAGCGGCCCTGAAAGTCACTCGGCAAGCTAACTACCAACGGTGCGCAGATTTAATTGTGGATGCCAACCAGTCGCCGGATCTGATTGTGGATGAGATTTTGACTAAGTATCAACTGGGCTGA
- a CDS encoding RluA family pseudouridine synthase — translation MQWHYQLPVPAAFATRPLRDLLKDYLQLPKRLIGDLRRNQRVLVNQRYRPMNTRLQTTDLISLTFQPADFRNPFPQTLLDPQLEIPILYENSDFVIVNKPRGLKTHANQPGESGAVLNGLAAHYAPDPVYIIHRLDQETSGALIFAKSPAAVPILTKMIREKQIQREYLVRVRGQLLAPAGLIKAPIGLDPNDQRKRQVNGPQAQAAVTHYRVLRQTKTSSLLAVRLETGRTHQIRVHLALLGHPIQNDPLYDPDAQAGQAMQLHSWRVQMRTPFFNQPVAVTAPIPPELASP, via the coding sequence ATGCAGTGGCACTATCAATTACCAGTTCCCGCAGCGTTTGCAACGCGCCCCCTCCGTGATTTGCTCAAGGACTATCTCCAACTTCCAAAACGGTTAATCGGGGACTTGCGGAGAAACCAGCGTGTTCTAGTTAACCAGCGGTATCGCCCAATGAACACGCGCTTACAGACCACTGATTTAATCAGTTTGACCTTCCAGCCCGCCGATTTTCGCAATCCGTTTCCCCAGACGCTATTAGACCCACAGCTCGAAATCCCGATTCTCTATGAAAACTCCGACTTTGTCATTGTCAATAAACCCCGGGGGCTAAAAACACATGCCAATCAACCGGGCGAATCCGGGGCCGTTTTAAACGGCCTAGCAGCTCACTATGCTCCAGATCCGGTTTACATCATTCACCGTCTAGATCAGGAAACCAGTGGGGCCCTCATCTTTGCCAAAAGCCCCGCTGCGGTTCCAATCCTCACCAAGATGATTCGTGAGAAACAAATTCAGCGGGAATACCTAGTGCGGGTTCGGGGGCAATTACTAGCACCGGCGGGGCTTATCAAGGCTCCAATTGGATTAGATCCGAATGACCAACGCAAACGGCAGGTCAACGGTCCCCAGGCGCAGGCCGCGGTTACCCACTACCGGGTCCTGAGGCAGACTAAAACTAGCAGTTTACTGGCTGTCCGCTTAGAAACCGGGCGCACCCACCAGATTCGGGTGCACCTCGCCTTGTTGGGGCATCCGATTCAAAACGATCCCCTGTATGACCCGGACGCCCAAGCAGGTCAGGCCATGCAACTCCATTCGTGGCGCGTGCAGATGCGGACGCCTTTTTTTAACCAACCGGTGGCCGTGACGGCGCCGATACCACCGGAGCTAGCGTCACCATAA
- a CDS encoding ECF transporter S component has translation MIRQTKAFHLAILALLIAIVILQSIVPFLGYIPVGPVNITIIQITVIIAAVLLGPTDGAIIGLVWGILSWIRAFVAPTSPVQTLVFTNPLISVVPRVLVGFLAGYLFWGLMRAHWKQTWALALTGGCGAALNTLLVVGLIALFYHTPAVAQAYGAGNPDLLSKVLMTLVVTNGLPELILSALVVPLVTTPLLKWFRR, from the coding sequence ATGATTAGACAAACGAAGGCGTTTCATTTAGCAATTTTGGCATTATTAATTGCCATTGTGATTTTACAGAGCATCGTTCCGTTTTTAGGCTACATTCCGGTGGGACCGGTTAATATTACAATCATTCAAATTACGGTCATCATTGCCGCGGTTCTGCTCGGGCCAACGGATGGGGCGATTATCGGCCTAGTGTGGGGAATCTTATCCTGGATTCGTGCCTTTGTCGCCCCCACCAGTCCCGTGCAAACGTTAGTCTTTACCAATCCGTTGATTTCCGTCGTGCCCCGGGTCTTAGTTGGATTCCTAGCGGGCTACCTCTTTTGGGGGTTAATGCGCGCTCACTGGAAACAAACCTGGGCCTTGGCACTTACTGGGGGCTGTGGAGCGGCCTTGAATACCCTGCTCGTGGTTGGCTTGATTGCATTGTTCTACCACACGCCCGCGGTGGCACAGGCCTATGGGGCTGGGAATCCGGACCTCTTGAGTAAGGTTTTGATGACGTTGGTGGTAACGAACGGGCTTCCCGAGCTCATTTTGTCAGCTCTAGTCGTGCCCCTCGTGACCACGCCGTTGTTAAAATGGTTCCGTCGTTAG
- a CDS encoding energy-coupling factor transporter transmembrane component T family protein, translated as MAQRQPSWLDRLTPGTQLVSLSLGLVAVFWNQRLPLAVLLWLASWGLVVSAHISLKTFGRRIRLFMVFIGLTALLQLVVVPQGPVLWQGGVIRITTGSLGAAGLLFTKFGTALVLLNLLSLLANPNAMTAAVEQWLAPLQKLGLPVSDLALTMSIAFRFLPTLHAEFRAVTAAQQARGLTYHTGSVRKRGQALLAVFVPVLVNSFKRAEDLATAMLLRGVQTHQSLTQYAVPQRTFRDGATCVGSIVLLFVVIGVNLK; from the coding sequence GTGGCACAACGACAACCTAGTTGGCTTGACCGGTTAACTCCAGGGACGCAGCTGGTTAGTCTTAGCCTAGGCTTAGTGGCCGTCTTTTGGAATCAACGGCTACCATTAGCCGTGCTCCTTTGGTTGGCAAGCTGGGGACTGGTGGTCAGCGCGCACATCAGCTTAAAAACCTTTGGGCGCCGGATCCGCCTGTTTATGGTGTTTATTGGCCTGACCGCCCTCCTACAGCTCGTAGTGGTACCCCAAGGACCAGTCCTCTGGCAGGGCGGGGTGATCCGGATTACCACCGGAAGTTTGGGGGCCGCCGGCCTACTGTTTACTAAATTTGGGACCGCCCTAGTGCTGTTAAACTTATTATCCCTCCTGGCCAATCCGAATGCGATGACCGCCGCGGTGGAACAGTGGTTAGCACCCTTGCAAAAGTTGGGGCTTCCAGTTAGTGACCTGGCACTCACTATGAGCATTGCCTTTCGCTTTCTCCCCACCCTGCACGCAGAGTTTCGCGCGGTAACGGCCGCCCAGCAAGCCCGGGGACTGACCTACCACACGGGTTCGGTGCGTAAACGGGGTCAAGCCCTGCTTGCGGTCTTTGTACCGGTCCTCGTTAACAGTTTTAAACGGGCTGAAGACCTCGCAACTGCGATGTTGCTCCGGGGCGTTCAAACCCACCAGTCCCTTACGCAGTATGCGGTTCCACAGCGGACCTTTCGGGATGGAGCGACATGTGTGGGGAGCATCGTGCTTCTCTTCGTCGTGATTGGTGTGAATCTGAAGTAA
- the rny gene encoding ribonuclease Y, translating into MINVVKNTMKGGTAMLYLIGGIGALVVGLIAGYVQQNRQVNHRLSHAHTQAQTIATDNQQQVAAAVQQIRQKIEAEVADHQADVEQEIDEQIAENELRQDRIDFQAKSLQSFANRLDKTKQNLDRSQAELQDLQNTIATDQARADQLQQERERVVHEKSGLAPEQAEQVVLQTTRTTLQQDYEMTVRDEHEEHQFTAPKTARQLMVDAIQAGPVDVPRAHIDRNVIIPDEGMRNKIVGKNEQRLRLLETLIGVDLIFNPESPETLIISTNDPLRREIARGVVNELITAKQVNPGVIEQLVRSTERQVLERLRTTGEETCASLHLGWVHPDLMKLVGRLQYRTSYGQNVLQHSVEVAELCGMMATELGANVRLAKRAGLLHDIGKAVDREVNGTHVELGVQIAQTYGEDEAVVDAIAASHGDVDSEATIAVLVRVADSMSGARPGARSESVEEYLNRLKGLERIANSHPAVKDSYAIQAGRELRMMVDPATINDQQTNQLAEQVCEQIESELTYPGKIKVTAIRRSNAVQYVGGKPQARKKHAS; encoded by the coding sequence ATGATTAACGTAGTTAAAAACACCATGAAAGGGGGAACTGCGATGCTATATTTGATTGGGGGAATCGGAGCGCTGGTGGTCGGCTTAATTGCTGGCTATGTCCAGCAAAACCGACAGGTTAATCATCGCCTTAGCCACGCGCACACCCAAGCGCAAACGATAGCGACTGATAATCAACAACAGGTGGCCGCTGCCGTGCAGCAGATTCGGCAAAAAATTGAAGCCGAAGTGGCGGACCACCAGGCCGATGTGGAACAAGAAATTGACGAACAAATCGCTGAAAACGAGTTGCGTCAGGATCGCATTGATTTTCAGGCGAAGAGTCTCCAAAGTTTTGCCAATCGGTTGGATAAAACTAAGCAAAATCTCGACCGCTCCCAGGCCGAATTGCAGGACTTACAAAACACCATCGCCACTGATCAAGCCCGCGCCGATCAGTTACAGCAGGAACGGGAACGCGTGGTTCACGAAAAGAGTGGCCTGGCGCCCGAACAAGCGGAACAGGTCGTGTTGCAAACGACGAGAACCACCCTGCAACAGGATTACGAAATGACAGTTCGCGATGAACACGAAGAACACCAGTTTACGGCCCCAAAGACAGCCCGGCAGTTGATGGTGGATGCCATCCAAGCGGGGCCTGTGGACGTACCCCGGGCGCACATCGACCGCAACGTGATTATTCCGGACGAGGGGATGCGCAATAAAATTGTTGGTAAGAATGAACAACGGTTGCGGTTGTTAGAAACGCTCATCGGGGTTGATTTGATTTTTAATCCCGAGAGTCCTGAAACGCTAATTATTAGTACTAACGACCCCCTCCGCCGGGAAATTGCCCGGGGAGTGGTGAACGAACTAATTACTGCCAAGCAGGTCAATCCCGGAGTGATTGAACAGCTGGTGCGGAGTACCGAACGGCAGGTGCTCGAGCGACTGCGAACAACGGGGGAAGAAACCTGTGCTAGTTTGCACCTTGGCTGGGTTCATCCTGATCTCATGAAACTGGTTGGTCGCTTACAGTACCGGACCAGTTACGGGCAAAACGTACTCCAACACTCCGTGGAAGTGGCCGAGTTGTGTGGCATGATGGCCACGGAACTAGGTGCGAACGTCCGCTTAGCCAAACGGGCGGGCTTACTGCATGACATCGGGAAAGCAGTGGACCGGGAAGTAAATGGGACCCACGTGGAACTAGGGGTGCAGATCGCCCAAACCTATGGGGAAGACGAAGCAGTTGTGGATGCAATTGCAGCTTCCCATGGCGACGTCGATTCGGAAGCGACGATTGCCGTGCTCGTGCGGGTGGCCGATTCAATGTCTGGAGCTCGACCGGGAGCGCGGAGTGAATCCGTGGAAGAATATTTAAACCGGTTGAAGGGACTTGAACGAATTGCCAATTCGCATCCGGCCGTTAAGGATAGCTATGCAATTCAGGCCGGCCGCGAGTTGCGGATGATGGTGGATCCCGCGACGATTAACGATCAGCAAACCAATCAACTGGCAGAGCAAGTCTGTGAACAGATTGAATCCGAGTTAACCTATCCGGGGAAGATCAAGGTTACAGCTATTCGTCGTTCAAATGCCGTTCAATATGTCGGGGGTAAACCCCAAGCACGCAAAAAGCACGCAAGTTAA
- a CDS encoding PLP-dependent aminotransferase family protein, with protein MTFNYANAVPTSTTNATEAILKAAADPEVISFAGGLPAPELFPVAAVKRATDRVFAQDGEQVLQYAGTLGYPKLQEQIAHLMRGRKVKATAENIGIATGSQQAIDLVARMLINPGDVVLVEDPTYLAALDVFRAAGAQVVGVAMDDDGMRMDDLQQKLTAHPAAKFIYTIPNFQNPTGRTMTAARRQQLVKLADQFGVPIVEDDPYGAIRYAGTTVPPIKHYDRTGSVVSISSFSKMLAPGLRIGWITADPAFLQKYTFLKQNADLHTDNLTQYIIAQFLTDEDLPAHVHRITAVYEQRAKLMLAEIDRHFPADVYHSQPEGGMFIWVQVPGELDSDELAQRCLEKNVAVVPGSAFYAGKAQPGTFRLNFSNMNDDQIKTGIQRIGKVLKELGVQ; from the coding sequence ATGACATTTAACTATGCAAACGCAGTACCTACGAGCACTACTAATGCCACGGAGGCCATCTTAAAGGCTGCTGCTGACCCAGAAGTAATCTCCTTTGCGGGCGGGCTCCCGGCCCCTGAGTTATTTCCAGTTGCTGCCGTTAAACGGGCAACCGATCGGGTGTTTGCTCAAGATGGAGAACAGGTGTTACAGTACGCGGGCACGCTCGGGTATCCGAAGTTGCAGGAACAAATTGCACACCTGATGCGTGGCCGCAAGGTAAAAGCGACCGCGGAGAACATCGGGATCGCGACGGGGTCGCAGCAGGCGATTGATTTAGTGGCCCGGATGTTAATTAATCCCGGTGACGTGGTCTTGGTGGAAGATCCGACCTACCTTGCAGCCCTGGACGTGTTTCGTGCTGCCGGAGCCCAAGTGGTTGGGGTTGCCATGGATGATGATGGGATGCGGATGGATGATTTGCAGCAAAAATTAACCGCTCATCCAGCGGCTAAATTTATTTACACGATTCCCAACTTTCAAAACCCCACGGGGCGGACGATGACGGCGGCCCGTCGACAACAACTGGTCAAGCTTGCTGACCAGTTTGGGGTACCCATCGTTGAGGATGATCCCTATGGGGCCATTCGGTACGCGGGGACAACGGTGCCTCCGATTAAGCACTACGACCGCACGGGTTCCGTGGTATCAATCAGTTCCTTTTCCAAGATGCTTGCGCCCGGCTTACGGATTGGCTGGATCACCGCGGATCCAGCGTTCTTACAGAAGTACACGTTTTTAAAGCAGAATGCCGATTTGCATACCGATAATTTAACCCAGTACATCATCGCGCAGTTTTTAACGGACGAAGACCTGCCGGCCCACGTCCATCGGATTACAGCCGTGTATGAGCAGCGCGCCAAGTTAATGCTGGCAGAAATTGACCGCCACTTCCCGGCGGACGTGTACCACAGTCAACCAGAAGGCGGAATGTTCATTTGGGTGCAAGTGCCGGGCGAGCTCGATAGCGATGAGTTAGCCCAGCGGTGCTTAGAAAAAAACGTGGCCGTGGTTCCCGGGTCAGCCTTCTACGCTGGAAAAGCCCAACCAGGGACGTTTCGGCTGAACTTCTCCAACATGAATGATGACCAGATTAAAACCGGGATTCAGCGGATTGGTAAAGTGCTCAAAGAACTAGGGGTGCAGTAA
- a CDS encoding SAM-dependent methyltransferase → MNRKQLLKNFQKSHPHRNQASDYIQRLQADRTAFNHYPEVKFLLNHALMADRRLQTGHLPQDLPNLTLPEDIQDRLYERVNARFALGDPAGDHEWDRISKLLPQVDKDLRSFRDYLEAHYGMWAYISSAFTHQLARYLDGKPALEVMAGNGYITKGLREQQAPVIGTDSLAWQAENETGNHQVTPIEKLSALDAYHKYKDQVDFIIMSWSPDGDPVDAELLDAIRKDGHPVQLIVIGEKDGATNSRDFWQHAEFISDPGIDKLNQYLPHFDLINDRVYLVK, encoded by the coding sequence ATGAACCGTAAACAGCTCCTCAAGAACTTCCAAAAAAGTCATCCCCACCGTAATCAAGCTTCGGATTACATCCAACGCCTGCAGGCCGACCGGACGGCCTTTAACCACTATCCAGAGGTTAAATTCTTGCTGAACCACGCACTCATGGCCGATCGCCGCTTACAAACGGGCCATTTACCCCAGGACCTCCCCAACCTCACGTTACCAGAGGACATTCAGGATCGCTTATACGAGCGTGTCAATGCCCGGTTTGCGCTGGGTGACCCGGCCGGTGACCACGAGTGGGATCGAATTTCAAAGCTATTGCCCCAGGTCGATAAAGACCTGCGCTCGTTTCGTGATTACCTCGAAGCACACTACGGCATGTGGGCCTACATTTCTTCGGCTTTCACCCACCAATTAGCGCGCTACTTGGACGGGAAACCCGCCCTAGAAGTCATGGCGGGCAACGGCTACATCACCAAGGGGCTACGTGAGCAACAGGCCCCCGTCATTGGAACCGACAGCCTCGCGTGGCAAGCCGAAAATGAAACCGGCAACCACCAGGTCACGCCGATTGAAAAACTCAGCGCCCTGGATGCTTACCATAAATACAAGGACCAGGTTGATTTCATCATCATGAGTTGGTCACCCGATGGGGATCCAGTGGACGCTGAACTCCTGGACGCCATCCGTAAGGACGGTCATCCGGTCCAACTAATTGTGATCGGTGAAAAGGATGGGGCTACCAATTCGCGGGACTTCTGGCAACACGCCGAATTCATCTCCGATCCGGGCATCGACAAGCTCAACCAGTATTTACCCCACTTTGATTTGATTAACGACCGTGTCTACTTAGTAAAATAG
- a CDS encoding GNAT family N-acetyltransferase: protein MTTSAPIFLQPLTTDAADYSLIQAIFQQASTQRFWFQPPLLGAHDVTHFLKQHTTDDRIISQTIQTNQTPQHGVGLVEIIDLDPVARVGEFEIALLDDENGHGYAQAAMAQLLQLAFTQLNLHKLYLYVDVTNAPALHIYQKFGFQSEGTITDQFFAAGAYRDAQYMGLTQADYLSNHH, encoded by the coding sequence ATGACCACTTCAGCACCGATCTTTTTACAACCCCTCACAACTGACGCAGCTGATTACAGCTTAATCCAAGCCATCTTTCAACAAGCTAGTACCCAACGCTTTTGGTTTCAACCGCCGTTACTGGGTGCGCACGACGTCACTCATTTTTTGAAGCAACACACCACTGACGATCGCATCATTAGCCAAACGATTCAAACCAACCAGACACCGCAACACGGGGTTGGTTTGGTCGAAATCATCGATCTCGATCCCGTGGCGCGCGTCGGTGAATTTGAGATTGCCTTGCTAGATGACGAAAACGGCCACGGCTATGCTCAGGCGGCCATGGCGCAACTGCTTCAGTTGGCCTTTACCCAGTTAAATCTACATAAGCTCTACCTCTATGTGGATGTGACGAATGCACCAGCACTACACATCTACCAAAAGTTCGGCTTTCAAAGCGAAGGCACGATTACCGATCAATTCTTTGCCGCCGGAGCCTATCGCGATGCCCAATACATGGGATTAACCCAGGCGGACTACCTTAGCAACCACCACTAA
- a CDS encoding energy-coupling factor transporter ATPase yields MKQALGIVVQHVHFQYPNQPQPLLTDVSFQVPAGQWWSVLGSNGSGKSTLLKLLVGLERPQTGQLLINGQAVVPITEGANPTVGLVLQNPDNQFVGATVADDVAFGLGNQGWSQSEVQGRVKAALDAVDMTAALGKAPDELSGGQKQRVALASVLARHPGVLLLDEATSMLDPQGRTALVLKLHQLQRQLGLTVLEVTHQPAEADLADQVVVLHAGRIVQQGAPAAIFAHPERLLAWGIQAPLRYRLRSWLANQGYPLAVEQVAHVDDLRSALWQLRSQT; encoded by the coding sequence ATGAAGCAAGCGCTTGGAATTGTCGTGCAGCACGTTCACTTTCAGTATCCAAACCAGCCCCAGCCGTTATTAACGGACGTTAGCTTCCAGGTGCCCGCTGGACAGTGGTGGTCGGTATTAGGTAGTAATGGGAGCGGGAAATCAACCTTACTCAAGTTACTGGTCGGGCTCGAACGACCGCAAACTGGTCAGCTACTGATTAACGGGCAAGCGGTGGTTCCCATTACGGAGGGCGCGAACCCCACGGTGGGCTTGGTGCTTCAAAATCCGGATAACCAGTTCGTTGGCGCGACCGTGGCCGATGACGTTGCCTTTGGGCTCGGTAACCAAGGTTGGTCTCAATCCGAGGTGCAAGGCCGGGTCAAGGCGGCGCTGGATGCCGTTGATATGACAGCTGCGTTGGGGAAGGCCCCTGATGAACTGTCAGGTGGGCAAAAACAACGGGTGGCCCTCGCCAGTGTCTTGGCCCGCCACCCCGGCGTGTTATTGCTAGACGAAGCAACTAGCATGTTGGATCCGCAGGGGCGGACGGCGTTGGTGTTGAAGTTACATCAGCTCCAGCGGCAGTTGGGTTTGACGGTGCTCGAAGTGACCCACCAGCCTGCTGAAGCCGATCTGGCCGACCAAGTCGTCGTGTTACACGCGGGCCGAATCGTGCAACAGGGCGCTCCGGCTGCCATATTTGCACATCCGGAACGGTTACTAGCCTGGGGAATTCAGGCCCCGTTGCGGTATCGGTTGCGAAGCTGGCTGGCAAACCAGGGCTATCCGCTGGCAGTGGAACAGGTTGCACACGTCGATGATTTGAGGAGCGCACTATGGCAATTACGATCACAAACTTAA